Part of the Deltaproteobacteria bacterium genome is shown below.
TTCAAGGAGGCCGTCGCGCACTACCGCAAGTTCCACGGCACCGACCCGACCACGGTCGAGGTCTACCGCTACGACGACGGTCGCCGTGAGCGATCCGAGCGCGTGGTCGTGACCATGGGCGAGGTGCCGGAGACGCACTACACCATGAAGCCGAACGCCAAGAGCAACAAGGCGGGCTACCACTGGGTCCACAAGCACGTCGAGAAGGGCAAGGGCAGGAACCCGAACCTGCTGTTCGACCCTGCGACGGGGCTCATGACGATCGCCGGCGGGACGTTCAAGGTCACCCGCTGGATCTACCACTAGGACGGACGAGGCGTGAACGACAGCAAGATCAACCCCAAGATCATGACGATCGGCGTGCTTGCGCTCGGCGCGTTCCTGCTCTTCGGCGGGCAGATCGCCGAGTCCGTCCGGTGGGCCGTCTCGGGCGAGCCGAGCGGTCGTCCCCGTCGCGGGCGTCGCCTGCGCGCGAGGACGGCCTAACGCGACCCGAACGGGTCGCGACAACTCCGTGGTGAGTTCGTTTGGTAGGGTCTCAAGAGGCCGCCATGGTGGCGGACGTCGGAGGCCCGAGAGGGCCAGCAGGAAGAACAGGAACATGAGCCTGACCCTGTTCGCTCTCAGTAACCCGGGCGGCCGGATCGTGCGCCGCAACAGGAGTGGGAAGATGGCGAAGCGTCGGCGCCGCGGGCGCAACCCGAAGATGACGAAGGCCCTGGCCGCCAAGGCGAAGCGCAAGGCGGCGGCGGAGGGGATCTCCTACCAGAAGGCCATGGGGATCCTCATGCGCGGCGGGTCGGCCTCCGCGCCGAAGCGCAAGAAGAAGAAGGCCTCGCGCCGCGCCGCCCCGAAGCGCAAGAAGAAGAAGGCCTCGCGCCGCGCCCCGAAGCGCGCGAAGAAGAAGGCCGGCCGCCGTGGCGGTCGCCGTGGCGCCCGTCGTTCGCGCAAGGCCTACCGCCCCTACGTCGGGTCGTCGGGCAAGTTCAGCAAGCGCGTGAAGGAGAACCTCGTGAAGCGCAAGGCCGCCCGCAGGGGCAAGCGCGGGGGCTACATGATGAACCCCCGCCGTCGTCGCCGGAAGAACCCCTACCGGCCCATGGTCGGCAAGGGCGGGCGGTTCAGCAAGCGCGTCAAGCGGCGCATGGCCGAGCGCGGCCTGGCCCGCGGCAGCCGCCTGAACCCGCGCCGTCGGCGCCGGAACCCGATCTCGCTCGCGGGCGTCCGCAGCGGGATCCGCTCGCTGCTCTCGCGCCAGGGCGCCATGAAGTACTCGCGGATCGCCGTCGGCGCGCTCGCGGGCATGGCCGTCGCCCGGCAGGCCCCGGGGCTCTTCAGCCGGATCCCGGTCGTCGGGCAGTACCTGCGCGCGGACACGCCGCTCAAGTCGATCCTGCTCTCGATCGCCGCGATCGGGCTCGGGACCATGGCGGCGCGCCGCCTGAAGCTCGGCAACGACATCGTCGCCAGCATGGTCGCCGGCGGCGCGGGCGTGGTCGGCGCGGGCGTGCTCAAGCTCGCCTCGTCGCGGATCCCGGCGCTCAAGGCGATCCCGGGCGTCAGCGGCATGGGCGACGTGGTCAGCCCGTCGCAGTTGGTCGCCGGTGAGGCGATCTTCGGCGGCAGCGGCGTCGGCGACTACCTCCAGTTGGGGGGCCCGGTGCCGGAGCAGTACTTCGCGGGCGGCATGAACGACTACGTCGACTTCGTGTCGCCGGCCGCCGGCCGCGCGGCCGAGGCGGCCTCGTTCGCCCAGGTCGACTGGTCGCCGGGCACGGAGACGAGCTTCTAGTCCGCCTTCGGCGCGCCCTCCGGGGCGCGCCTGGAGCGAGGGAGGGCCGAGTGGCCCACGGGATCGTGAACGATCCCGGCTCAGGTGCGACTCCTGACCTTCGCCTTCTCGTGCGGCATGTCGCCGTCCGAGATCGTTCACCAAGGGGCCCGAGCGGGCCCCGGCCCGGGAAGCGGTGAGCCACCGCGACCTCGGCTTGAAGGCGCCGGATAACTACCGGCCCGAGGAGACTGATCATGGCTCAGGGCATCCAGCTTGTCCCGCTGCCCTCGCAGGGCACCGTGGCCGGCCGTCCGCGCAAGGAGTCGGTGTACGACACCGACGTGTACCTCGCGGCGACCGCCATGCCGCAGCAGATCCTGCTGTTCAACAACTTCGCGGCGTTCAGCGTGGCGCCGGCGCTCGGCCCGAAGCAGTTCGGCCGGGACACCAACCTGCGCGGGACCGGCACGGGCGGCCTGCCCCAGGCCACGCACCTGTTCTGGTACTCGTGGCGGCTCAAGTGCCGCTCGCTCGGCACCAACCTCAACCAGCCGGCGAACGCGGTCGTCCCCGAGCAGATGAACCGCTGGCGCGAGTTGGGCTACGCCCAGTTCGCCTTCCAGACCTCGGTCCTGATCACGACCCAGTTGGACGAGTTGCCCTCGGGCGCTGGTCCGCAGTCGATCTTCACGACCGTGACCAACACGACCATGCCGTCGCTCCCGTCGGGGATCCCGTCGAAGCGCGAGGGCAAGGACGTGACGATCATGGGGCGGCCGGTCGAGTTGAACGCCCTGGAGGCGTTCAACGTCCCGGTGTTCGTCCCGCAGGGCGGCTTCGCGCCGCAGGTCGACCTCTATATCACCGCCGTTCTGGACGGTGTCCTGCTGCGCGGTCTCTCGGCGTAGCAAGGACTTACGTCGGACGGACGTCCGAACGTAAGACGAACGAAAACGCCCCTCGCCCGTCGAGGGGCGTTTTCGTTTTCGGCCGTCTGCACCGTCCGCAACAAGACCCCACCGAAGACGCAGGAGACGTATAAGACACTATCATACTTGTCGGTTGATCCTGCCCCGAAGCGTGCTACGCTCGCGGCATGAACCTGAAGAAGATCAACTCTCAGACGATGTCGGTCGACAAGGCATGGCTCCTCGGCCTGATCGCAGGCGACGGCCACGTCTCGTTCCGCCCCTCTCTTCGGACCTATGCCGTGGTCATTGCCGCCGGGCTGGACGAGCCGCTCGCCCGCGAAGCGTTGAGGTGCGTCGAGGTCGTTTACGGCCTGACGGGGCGGGTCAAGAAGGTCAAGAACTGCTGGACCGCCTTCGTCTACAGCAAGGCCCTCGTGGACGACCTACGCGCGCTGGCGTTGTTCGGGGCGCATAGGTGGACGGTCCCCGCGACGGTGACGACGTCGGACGACATCAAGGCTCATTGGGTAGCAGGGCTCGTCGACGCCGACGGGCATATCGCCTACCGGCCAAAGAAGGGCGTGCGCTACGTCTCGATCGACTCTGTGAACGAGAGCGGTCTTCGGGCGACGCAGACGCTACTCGCGTCAATCGGCGTCGACGCGACGATCTACAAGGATCGTTCTGCGTTTCGGCTCGTTGTCGGACACAGAGAGGCGTTTGGCAGGTTCGCCGAGATCGTCCCAGTGAGGTGTCCTCGCAAGAAGGCCTGCCTCTCCGAGGCGGCCAGAACCTACACGAAGCGTCAGCGGAGGCGCTGCGAGGTCGACAGGATCGTTCCTGAAATCCGCCGCCGGTTGGCGGATCGCGAGTCCTATCGAGAGATCGGGGAGGCTTTGGGTATGTCGAGTGAGCAGGTTCGTAGCGCGGCGAGGACGCACGGCGTCCTCGGCCCGGGTCGAGGCAAGGGCGCGATCTTCCAGTATCTAGAGAAGCACTGGCCGGAGGTCGAGCGGCGGATCGCTTCAGGCCAGACGATCCCGGAGGTCGCCGCCGCGATCGGCGTCGAGCCTTACACGATCCAGAACGGCATGAAGACGCGCGGCCTGCGCGTCGGTGTCCGGAAGGGGCTCATGACCGCCCGCAGCGCGGAGCTTGAGGCGCTCGTGCCGCAGATCAAGGCCTTGGTCGAGGAGGGGCTGTCGAACCCTGAGATCGCCAAGCGGGTGGGCCACGAGTTGACCGGTCAGAAGGTCGCCAACCTCCTGTGCAAGCATGGGATCAAGCGCGACCCGGCGGTCCGCTGGCAGAACGCTGGCGGGCACAAGGGCGCCCCCGCCGCCGACACGGACTCCGTCCCCTGATCGCCTGCTAAGATCGGAGGGCAGCCGCTGCTTGCGCCATAACTAGGCGCCCCAGGAGGCCCCTCGTGTCGCAGTACCCCAACACCTACTACCAGCAGGGTCTGGCCACCCCCGGGCGGGCCTCGGTGTGGCCGAGCCCGATCTTCCCGCAGGCGGACATCCCCGCCCTCATTCAGGATCCGTGCTCGGGCACGGTCTTCCTGAACCCGGTGAAGGGCGACGTCGACTCGTACTACATGAGCAACGTCCCCCACCCGACGGGGATCACCGCGCCCTTCGGCACCCAGCAGTGCTCGCTCACGCCGCCGCTGCTCCAGGGCAACCAGGGCGACATGGAGATCGTCAAGCTCATGAGCGTGAGCACGGGGCGCTTCAGCGCCCTGATCACGGACACTTGGACGAACCGGCAGTACATGAACAAGCCGGTCTCGTCGAACATGGTGTTCGGCACCTCGCAGCTTCCCTTCGGGCTCTACGAGACGATCTTCCTCCCGGCGACGACCTCGCTCGCGGTGCAGGTCACCGACATGAGCGGCGCGCCGAACGACGTGCGGATCGTCGCCCACGGCCGGCGCTTCATGGGCAACTGCGGGGGCAAGGCCGCGCTCCAGTCGCCGTTCATGTCCCGCCGCACGCACCCCTACTGGCTCACGTTCGATCGCGGGGCCGAGGTCACGGTCGACGCCGGCGCGGTCAACGCGCAGTTCACCATGACGGTGCCGTCGAGCGCGGACTTCCTCTGCTGGCTCGTCATGGACGACTCGACCGTCTCGGCCGAGGACGCGATCACCGTGCGGATCTTGGAGGGCACCTCCGGGCAGATCCTCATGGACCGCGCCCTGAGCCTCCGGCAGTTCGTGGCGTCGCCCACGGTGCCCGTGGCGGGCTTCCCCGGCGGCGTCGTGCGCTCGACCGCGTTCCCGTTCGCCTGGACGTTCACGCACCTCTTCAAGCGCGCGACCCAGGTGATCGTCGAGGTCACCAACAGCGCCGGCGTGCCGCAGACCCTCCGCATGGCCTTCCACGGCCAGTTGATCTACTACGGGGACTGCCCGAGCATGCCCGACCCCGAGCGCATGCGGCTGCTCCAGCAGCCCTACATGCCGATGCCGGCGCCGCCCAACTGGCTGCCGTGCGCGCCGGGGGCCGCGCCCTCGTCGGTCATGTCGCCCGCGCCGGTCATGGCGGCCCCGACGGGCCCCGTGCCCGCGGCCGGCATGGCCACGCCCTACCGGAGCCCCGCGGGCGAGTTCGGTGGCCCTGTCGGGTGGCGCGGGGGCGACATCGCCTACGGGCGGCTCCCCGGGACGTAGCCCGGGAGCGATCCTGGGCCCCGTCGGCCCGTCGATCCTGGCGTCCCTGACCACCCCCTGACCCCGAGGCAACCCCGCCCATGGCCGGCTTCCCGATCGAGCGCAACTGGGTCCAGCCGACGTGGCCGCCGCCCTACGGGCTGGCGCCCATGCCGGGGGGCCAGGTCGTCTACCCGCCGCCGCCGTCGCCCCAGGCGCTGGCGGCCCAGGGCGCGGTCAACCACGTCGTCGGCGACGCGGCCCGCGGCCTGCTGGTCAACACGACCGAGACGCCGATCCACGCCCCGCCCTACCGGGCCCTGCCCTTCCCGGCCGAGCGCCGCGTGGTCGTGCAGCCCCCGGGCAGCCCGCCCCTGGCGGGTCCGCTCGCGGCGGCCGTGGCCCTCGCGGCGGCCGAGGCGCCCTTCTCGGGCCCGCTGCCGCTGATCGCGCTCGCGAGCACCTCCGTGTTCGCGGACGTCTACTCGTACACGATCCCCAACGGCTACCGCCTCGTGATCACGAAGGTCGGCCTCGGCGCGCCCCTCGCGCAGAAGGACGCGCTGCGCTGGCGGCTCGTGGTGGGCACGTTGCCGCTCGTCGCCGGCCTGCCGGCCGGCACCGGCTCCGACGGCCTGTGGCCGCGCGCGAGCGCCGACGACCTCCTCGACACGTTCGCCGTGCCCATGGCGAACACGACGGTCTCGGTGCAGGTCCGCAACCTGAACGTGAACTCGGGCTACCTCGTCGAGGTCAAGCTCTACGGGTGGCTCTTCCCGGTGCTCCAGCAGGACGACAACGAGCGCAGCCTGCTGCTCACCAACGGGCTCGACACCAACGGGCGCTTCACCGACTCGGGCGCGTTCTGCGCCCCGGCGTGCCCGCCGAGCATGGTCTGTCCGCCGCCTGGGCCCTGCCCGCCTTGCGGGCCGACCTCGTGCGCGTGATCGTGGAGGATCGCCATGCCTGAGTCCGTGATCGTCGGTCAGCGCACGGTCGTGCTCGCGCGGCAGCCCGCCGCCGCGTTCGGCGCGGGCGCCTCGATCGCTCCCAACAACGGCCCCTACGACGTGTCGAACTACGGCACGATCACGGCGCTGTTCCACATGGCCCCGGGCGGCGCGGCGGCGACGGCGCAGCTTGTCCAGTCGATCGACGGCGTGACGGACGACTACGTCACGACCCTCGCGATCGACACGACGCAGGCCCCCCAGGTCGTCTACACGGCGACGATCGACCTCGTCGCGCCGTTCCTCAAGATCGTCTTCGTCAACAGCGGCGCGCCGACGACGCTCGCCTACTCGATCGTGGCTCGCCCCTCGGCGAGCGGCGGGGGTGGCAGCGGCGGGGGCGGCGGGGGAGGTTCGGTGGTCCCGACCGGCACGGTGCTCGACTTCGCCGGCGCCTCGGCGCCGAGCGGCTACCTCCTGGCGGACGGCACGGTCTACCCGATCGCGACCTACCCGGCGCTCGGCGCGCTTCTCGGCGCGACCTACGGCGGCGACGGGATCACGACCTTCGGCGTGCCCGACGGGCGCGGGCGCTCGACGGTCGGCGTCGGCACGGGCCCCGGCCTCACGCCGCGGGCGCTCGGCGCCACGGGCGGCGAGGAGAACCACGCCCTGGTGACCGGCGAGCTTGCCGCTCACGGCCACCCCGTCACCGACCCGGGCCACAGCCACGCCTACAGCCTCGGCAACGAGGCGGGCGCGTCCTCCGGCCTCGACAACGACCTGCTCTTGCTGCCCGGCACCTTCAGCGGCGCGATCTCGGCCGCCTCGACCGGGATCACGGTCGGCAGCACCGGCTCCGGCACCGGCCACAACACCATGCACCCGTTCGTGGCCCTCAACAAGATCATCAAGACCTAGGGGCGCCATGATCCTGCGACCGATCCTGGGCCTCGTGGACGTGCTCGCTCGCGCGGCGTTCGTCGCAGGGATCGTCCTCGTCCTCGCCGGCACGGCTTCGGCCGACACCGACCCGATGAAGATCCCCACCGACCACGTCCCCGCGTGGGTCTTCTACTCCGTGCTCGCGGCCGGCAGCGCCGCCGGCGCGACCATGGGCAAGGTGATCCACTACCTCTGGGTGCGGCTGGACGAGCACGCGCGCCTCGCGGAGGAGCGCCTGCTGGCCACGCAGAACACCCACAGGGCCGACCTCAAGGCCGTCACGGACCTCCTCCAGAAGGAGCAGGCCGAGCGGCGTCAGGACGTCGAGAGGCTCAAGAAGGAGCAGACCGACGTCATGCGCGAGGTCATGACCCAGATCGCCGCCAGCACGGAGGCGATCGAGGACAGCACCCAGACGCTGCACCGCCTCATGGGCAGCATCACTCAGGAGGGTCCGTGAGCCCGCTCGCCTTCCCGCCCGACCCGCCGCCCGCCGCCATCAGCCCTGCCGACTCCGACGGGGACGCCGAGCGCACGGCGATCCTCAAGCAGATCCGCGAGACGCGGCTCTCGCCGACGACGCCGCGACCGTCGCCGCGCGTGGTCGTGGACGGCAAGGAGGTCAACCTCGACGACAGTGCCGAGTTGACCCTCGACAAGATCCGGGCCGTCGTCCAGCAGAACAAGGCCGCGTGCGCGGCCAACCGGCAGAGCCTCGCGGACCTGCGCGCCGCGCACGCCTCGTCGCCGGTCACCAAGGGCTTCAAGATCCCGAAGAAGGGGGTGTCCGGTGCGTAGCTCCTCGACCGTCACGACGCGCCTCGTCCTCGCCCTGGTGGTCGCCGCCGTCCTGTCGGCGTGCTGCCCGCCCGAGATCAAGGACAAGGCCGCGATCGAGAACGCGGTCCACCAGGGCTACCTGCGCCTGATCGACGAGGGGGCCGTCGACACGGCCGGCCTCACGAGCATGGTGCGCGCTTCGGCCACGGCGTGGGCCGCCCTGGACGAGATCGCCAACGGCGCCGACGAGGGCCAGCCCCAGGGCCAGAGCCCGTGAGCCTGATCGACGACCTCGCGAAGAAGGCCGCCGAGAAGGGGCCCGAGTTCTGGCGCGACAAGGCGCCGGGGTGGTTCGACGACCTCATGGCCAAGGCCAAGGCCGGCCTGCCGGAGGACGCCGCCCTCGGGAACGATCCCATGCTCAAGGCGTCGCGGGACGCGGCGGTCCAGGCGCTCGACACCCTCGCTCGCCGCAAGGCCGACCTCCTGCACCTCGGCGAGCACGGCCTCGTGGTCCTGCTCGCGAGGATCGCGACGGGGCGGATCGACGACGCGGCGCGGATCTACCTGCGCGACTCGGCCACGCTGGACGAGCTTCTGGCGGCGTCCGCCACGAGCACGGCCGACATGGTCAAGCGCGCCAGGGATCGAGAGGCGGCGCTGGCGAAGACGCTCCAGATCCTGAAGGAGATCGGCTCGATCACCGCGCGCTACGTCCTCCCGGCGCTCTTGGCCGCGATCTAGTCTCCGCGCCCCGATCGTTTGGTAGTCTGCTCACTGGAGCCGAAGGAGTCCCATGGCGTTCCCCGACCTTCAGCTTCGGGCTGACCCCGACGCGCCCGGCGGCTACTCGGCGCTCTACGCCGAGGCCACGGGGATCCCCGTGCCGGGCAACAACACGTTCAAGATCCCCTTCGCGCGCAACCTCCCCGCGCCGAACGGCTCGGGGATCCCCGCCGGCAACGTCGAGTTCGACTGGCTGGAGATCGACGTGCTCGTGCCGGCCGGCAGCGACGTCACGTTCGCCGACGCGGTGAGCCTCGCGCCCAACAAGGAGGACTTGACGATCAACTTCACCACGGGCGGCGCCGGTTCGTGCCGCGTGGTCTGCCGGCTGATCCACTCGATCGAGCGGTAGGAGCGCCCATGCCCCCGATCCTGCGGATCTCCGGCGTGCTGGGCGGCGGCGCGCCTCCGAGCTTCTCCTGCACGCTGACCGGGATCCCGGCCACGCCGCTGGAGATCGGCGCGCAGTTGATCAACCCGACCTTCAACGCCTCCTACTCGGGCGTGCCGGTCGCGGCGTCGATCTCGGACACCGAGGGCAACCCGCCGCAGAACGTCCTCGCCGTCCCGAACCCGATCACGCGCCCGTTCACCTACCAGAAGAACGGCAACGGCCAGACGGTCACGTTCACGCTCACGGCGAACGACGGCGGGCCGCCCGCCGTGAGCAACGTCGTCTACACCTGGCTCCCGCGCGTCTTCTTCGGCGTGTCGGCGCTGGCGACGCTCACCGAGGCCCAGATCGAGGCCTTGGCCGGCTCGGCCCTCGCGTCGAGCTACCCGCGATCGTTCACGACCTCGCCCACGGCGCAGTACGTCTACTACGCCTGGCCGGCCTCGTTCGGCAACGCGACGCCGCTGTCGTTCCAGACGCCGCCCCCGTTCCCCGGCGGGTGGGTCGAGATGGCCGGCAGCCCGATCTCGATCACGGCGAACACGGCCGGCGCTCCGACGCAGAACTACCGCGTGTGGCGCACGGTCAACCTCCTGACCGCGGTCAGCGTCCTGACGGTGGTGAGCTAGCCATGGCGAACCTCGACGGGCCTCCGTACTACGACAGCGGCCTCGGCGACGTCGCGGTCCCCGCGGCGGTCGCGCCGCTGTCCACCCCGCCCTTCGGGTCGTTCCCGTCGATGCGGACCTCGTGCATCGTCGGCGCCCCGAAGCTCCTCGACACGATCGTGTCGCGCGACGCGATCCCGGCCGGGCTGCGCGCCGAGGGCATGACCGCCTACGTCCAGGCCACGCAGGAGACCTGGCAGCTTCAGGGCGGGATCACGAACCTCGACTGGGTGCTGATCTCCGGCGCCGCTGCGGGCTCGACCGTGGTCACGCGCCCCTACTCGGGCCTGCTGTCCGTCGGCGACGCCGTCTATCAGGACGGCGCCGGCAACGTGCAGCGCGCCTCGGCCTCGGCCTACTCCACGGGCCGCGTCGTGGGGCTCGTGCTCGCCGTGGACACGCCCGTCGTGGGCCAGGCCCAGGTCGTCCTGATCGGCACCCTGACCGGGTTCGTCGGCCTGACGCCCGGCGCCGCGTACATCCTCGGCACGACCGCCGGCTCGATCGTCGCCGAGACCGACACGGTCAACCCGGCCTACCCGTCGGCTCCCGGCAACGTCGTGCAGGTCGTGGGGATCGCCGCCTCGGCGACCGACCTGTCCGTCGACCTCTCCCAGACCCTGATCGTCCTGTAGGGGGATCGGCATGCCCGCCTTCGTGAACCCCTTCCCCGTCGGCTCTCTCGTCGACGTTCGTCCGGCGGAGACGCGCCCCTGGCGCGCCGGCACCGTGACGGCCTACTCGGACAACCGCTCGTGGAAGGTGGCGCTCGTCGCCCCGATCACGCAGGAGGCGTGGCTCGGCGTGCCGAACCGCTACGCTCCCGCCGCGACCTTGAACGAGGTCACGGTGTTCTGCCCGGTGAACGTCGTCCTGCCCGACGAGATCATTCGGCCGCGCGTCTAGGCGTCGGCCAAAACCACACACCGCGCCTAGCGGCGCCACCACTCACAGGAGCGATCCATGGCTCAGGTCAGCGTCTTCACCCGCGTCGCGGGTACCAGCTACTTCCGCACGATCAACGAGACGACCGACCAGGCCGTCCTCGCCCAGATCGAGGGCACCGTCGCGACCCGCTCCCTGTGGGCGGACGCGGCGGCCACGACCGTCAACCTCGGCACGGGCACCGGCCTGACGACCGGCAACCTGTTCACCGGCGCGGCGCTCACCGCGGTCAACGTCGGCACGGGCATGGGCGCCGGCGACACGCTGAACGTCGGCGGCCTGAACTCCTCGACGATCGTCGGCGGATCGCTCACCGTGACGCAGAACCTCACGGTCAACGGCACGACGACGACGATCAACTCGACCACGCTCGACGTGGCCGACCGGTTCATCACGTCGGCCGTCGGCGGCGGCGGCAACATCTCGGGCGGCTTCGCCGTCAGCCAGGCGAACGGCGCCGGCAACGACTTCCTGTGCATGTGGAACGACACGGCGAACCGCGGCGAGGTCGGCTTCGGCGACGCCTCGACGAACCCGGCGTCGGTCACGTCCTTCGCCAACTGGAAGGTCAACAACCTGCTGGTCGGCGGCACGAACATCGTGGCCGACGCGGGGCTGACGGTGCAGGCCACGGCCGCCGCCCTGGCCCTCGTCGCCACGGGCGCCAACTCGATCACCCTCACGACGAACGGCACCGCGGCCTGGGCCGTCGACAGCAACGGCGACCTGATCAACCTCGCCGGCACGCCGAACAACATCGGCACGACGACCGTTGCGGACCGCCCCGACACGATCTACGTCGGCACCCAGGTCGTCGTCGGCACGACCGTCACGATCACGACGAACACGGTCAGCGGCTCGGCGGGCCTGACCTGCACGAGCGTCTCCGGCAACACGACGGTGTCCTCGGCCGCGGGCCAGGTGCTCGCCACGGGCGCGACGGGCTTCAGCGCCACGGCGACGACGGGCAACGCCACGATCACGGCCACGGCCGGCGCGGCCGGCGTGTCCGCGACCGCCGGGCTCGTCTCGATCACCAGCGGCACCACGACCTCGATCACGGGCGGCACGGGCGTCAGCGCCACGGCGACGACCGGCAACGCCGACCTGACGGCCACGGCCGGCAGCGCGACCCTCTCCGGCGCGCTGACCACGAACATCACGTCCACCACGGCGAACGTCCTGCTCACGGCCTCGTCGGGGATCACCGCGACGGCGACGACGAACACGATCCTGATCCAGGCCCTGGCCAGCAACGTCTCGATCACCGCCGGCACGGCGGTCTCGATCACGTCGACCACGTCGACCACGATCGGGGCCACGACGACCGCCAGCCTCACGGCCGGTGCGGCGAGCGACCTGACCCTCGGCGCCCGCGGCGCGACGCTGACCTACAACGACGCCGGCAACACGACCCTCTCCGGCACGGTCTTCTCTGGCGTCACCTCGATCGTCGGGGCCCTCAACGCCCTGGCCACGGCCACCGCCTCGACCGACTCGGTCGAGGTCGCCTACACGAACGCCAACGCCGGCACGATCACGCTCGGCCAGGTCACCTACATCTCGGCCACGGACAGCGTCGACCTCGCGGTCGCCACGGCCGACAACGCCCTGGCCCGCCCGATCGGGTTCGTCCAGCCGGCGGCGGGGATCGCGTCCGCCGCGTCGGGCCAGATCGCCGTCGAGGGCCGCGCCGACGCGCGCTTCGTCGCGGGCCTGACCCTGACCCCCGGCGACGAGGTGTTCCTGTCGCTCACGGCGGGCTCGGTCACCGACGACGTGTCGGCCTTCACGACGGGCAACGTGATCCAGAGCGTCGGCTTCGTGAAGTCGCTCACCCCGATCGGTGGCGGCAGCCCCTACGACGGCGGCGCCAACCTCGTCGCCCAGATCCAGATCCAGTGGGGCGGCAAGATCGTCCTGTAGTAGGCCTGAACGCGCCCAGGGGCCGACCGGCGGCCCCTGGGCCTTGTCCATGGTAGGATCCGGCGCCCTTGAAGGAGGCAGACATGGACAAGAACGGCAAGAACGGGGCGGCCCCCGCCCCGTCGAACACGAAGAGGAAGCTCAACGGCGAGGAGATCCTCGCCGCGAAGCTCATGCAGGCCCGCCAGATCATGGCGTCGCGCAGCAAGGCGCTCGCGGACCTCCAGGCCGTCGTGGCCCGGCAGGCGGCCGAGATCGCCACGCTCCAGGCCATGGTCGAGGATCAGGACAGCCAGGCCCTCAAGGAGCGGTACAAGTTCCCCGAGAAGTACTCGATGCGCCCCGAGGAGGCCGAGGACGGCTCGACCTCCTTCTTCCTCCA
Proteins encoded:
- a CDS encoding tail fiber protein: MAPGGAAATAQLVQSIDGVTDDYVTTLAIDTTQAPQVVYTATIDLVAPFLKIVFVNSGAPTTLAYSIVARPSASGGGGSGGGGGGGSVVPTGTVLDFAGASAPSGYLLADGTVYPIATYPALGALLGATYGGDGITTFGVPDGRGRSTVGVGTGPGLTPRALGATGGEENHALVTGELAAHGHPVTDPGHSHAYSLGNEAGASSGLDNDLLLLPGTFSGAISAASTGITVGSTGSGTGHNTMHPFVALNKIIKT